Genomic DNA from Pempheris klunzingeri isolate RE-2024b chromosome 22, fPemKlu1.hap1, whole genome shotgun sequence:
TACATAGGTTTCACCTGCAGGGACATACAGACTTATCAGTCTTTATGAATGTCATACTTCCTACAAGTAGCTAGTACATTTTCTTGCAGCACAAATGCACATCTGTAATTTGTAAACATTCAGTTTCCTCCTCCTGGTAAAACACATCCCCAGATATCAGTGCTGTCTGTGATGCCACGCTCTAAATCTAAAGGGTACGAGCCTCTACTGTTGTTGATTAACTGAAACGACGCTCCCAACTTTTGTTGCTTATATTTTTGGATTTATTAAGTGACAAATTTGAAAAGCAAAATCTGCTTTGCTGAGAAGCTGGGAACGGCTGCTCAGACACTGGGCTGCTCGGTGCTGTCCTGATTAACTAGCTGCTCTGAACACATCAGGCTTAAACTGGGGTAGAGGAAATGAGAGGACGTTAAAGGAAAGCAACTCATGCAGAAGAACCTGAGTGCTGCTGTTATCTCACCAGCTCTACTGTGTTCCTCCTGTTGGTCTCTCTCAGGGTCTCGTCAACGAAGCTCTCCCAGCGGCCTCTGCAGTCTTCTGGAAGCTCTGCAAAAGCAGACATATTCACTCTCACTTCAGCTAAAATGGTAACTCACCTGGCATCAGGGCTACTGCAGTATACTATTACCTTTGATGAGGTCACTGATCTGGGCCTGCACTGGTCCTTTCTCCAGGTTCTGGACCACCATGTTAGAAATTCTGGTCAGATGACCCATGTTGCCTCTCCTGGTTCCACCTTCCGCCCTACGGGTGACAGAGACACACTTAGAATGACCTTAAACTGGCAGAGTAACTTCACTGTGACACCACAATCGCGCTTGTCATAACAAATGGACAATGCCCTGATGATGCACACCCTATGTGCTGAGGTCTAGACAGGGACCCCCCCAGCCAAGAAACCTTTTTTCTATGCTAGGGATATCAAGAGATTCTTACTGTATTTTATCATTCTCCTCCCAGGCGTCGAGGATCCTCTGTACCAAATGACACTTCTGGAAGAGCTGAGGATAATAGTAATGATTAACAAAGATCTTCAAACTTTGCCATCAAAACAGAAGAGAAGCTTTGGGTTTAGTAGTGCAAGTTAAGGACATGAAGCTGCTGAAGCCACCTACATGTGCCACGAGGGCATTGTGGATAGAGGTCTGTGGGTCACTGGTCCTGACTGTCTCCACTGCCTCCCCATGCACCTCAGGgttggctgctgcaggtttaCCGCCGTGGTTCTGGAGGCCTGGGCTGGGCCGCTCCTCTGAGGATGGATGGTTCAGGATAGCTGCCACACACAGCTCCACTTGGAAGTGCAAAAAGTTATTCCAGGAGTATTTGAAGAACAGATCctattcagacagacagacagacagacagacagacagacagacagagatgtgaGACAGAACAATTGTAAGCAGCACTGAACTGAGTTGACACCTCCCAAACATGCAGCTGTCTAAATGTACCAGGATAAGTGAGACAGTTTTTGAGCATTTTTGACAAATACTGCAACACCACATTGTTCTGTGCCCTTCTAACAGTTATTTAGTAAAGTCTTGGTTGTAATATCCCCCATGCCCCCATGTTCTTTAACCAGGACAACAGTGGAAAGTTTGGATCCCTTGTCTGCCCAGAGCTTGATGAAGCTGCTCCAAATAGGCCACAGCCACGGCCCTGTGGTCAGGTGGTGTGATAAGGTAATCAGTGGTTCCCAGCCTCATGACAAACCTTGTGCAAATCTGATGGAACTTTCTCAGATACAACACACAAGCATGATCAGGCAAAAGCATCCTTCTAAGCTCAAACTCATCTTACTCACTATGTGTGCAATGACAGAGTTACAGAGTTTCAATGTCGAGTCAGGCCTGGCTTTGCCTACCAGTAGTAGGTCCATGGTGGCAAGATTGCAGAGCTCCTGGCAGATACTGGGGGCACTGGTCTGCAGCAGGGCAGCAACCAGCCGGGCCACGTGAAGGCGAGCGTTCCCCAGTGGCTGCTCTAGAACGCCAACGGTCGTCAATATTGCACTTTTCTGTAGAGGGAATGAGAAAAGTGCTCTGCTAGTGCTAGTGTTGtcataaaatgttgttttgacaCAAACACGTATGAGCCCAGAGTTACAAAGCTAGAACTGCACTACAGACGGAAAAACAAGgctgagaaacagagaaagctGCCAAATCACATTCAGCTACTGCTGCACTTCAAAAGATATGGTTGAAATGTGCTTGCTAAAGGCATTACATGACAACTTGCAAAAAGACTATGAAGAATGACAGGATTAATTATAATCCCCTTCACAAAATCCACCAAATACTAATCATATAATAAACAGTTTCTAAGTGCTTATGTTTAGAGTTTATTTTGCTTTAGGACTTGGCACTGCTCCGTGGCTTTACCTTGGGGGGATCCAGAAGAAGCTGCTGGAAGTCCTTTAAATGGGGCTCAATGGCATTTAAAATACTGCTGCTGACAGTGTAAGACCTTTCATAACCCTGAGAATACAGATCCATCAGCCCTTCCAGCCTGGgggacacaagcacacacaaacattaggTGACACTTAGACATCCCAACTCATGACTGTGTCAggatgctttttaaaaataagcaGAGGGAAGCATTTCCTCCACTTTCCTGAAACTACATAACACCATATGCAGTTTTATTGCTCAAAAGAGCCACGAGGACCAGGACCTAAAGGAACCACAAATAACTAAGCTCCCTACATTTCCAATTCAAGACTTGACAGGAAACTGACTCACCCAGACCTCCTGGTCTCCAGTAAGGTAAGAAGCACTTGAGTTCCATTAACGATGGAGGCCTCACTCCTCTCCCCTTCAAACATGTTCTTGAGGAGCCCCGCTACACTCTCCtgcctgaaaaacacacacgtttATAAAGTagcacattttacagacaaagctAGATGATGATGACACAGTAACGAGGCGTTCTCCTCTTAGGTCCTGTTCAGATCTGCTGCATTAACAGGCATCTTTTGAGACCTAGTCACAAGTGGGCAGCTCCCAGTACAGGTGTGAATGTCAATGGTTTTTCAATCAACGCTCCAAACATTCAACAGCACAAGTAAGTGGATACAGGTGAGATTAATGTTACTGAGAAAGTTAATCAAAGAACAAGCTTAACTTACGACTCCAGTACAGCCAATAGTGGGTCGGCCTCCATATTCTCCTGCATCTGATTGGCCTGGTCTCGACTAAGGCGGATGATGTCACAAAGCGTTTGGGATGCATTTGATTGTCTCTGAAATGTATGTCATTGAATGAGAAAAATCAATTCATCTTTAACTGATGACTCCTTTGAGTTATGTTAACACATGACCAGACCTGGAGCTTCTTCATGTGACAAAGAGAGCAACATGCTGAGTGGCAGGTCAGCAGGCCTCACACTCACCTCCTCATCTTTACCAGTATGGATGAGCTCTGTGAGTCTTTGTACCAACTTCTCTTCATTTAGCCacttggtgaaaaaaaaaaaaaaacacaacaggtgTTATAAAGGCTGGTGTTTGCTCATGGGAAGTATACAACAGTGTATTATAGAGAGCTTACGTGGAGAACCTCCTGCCTTAAGGGGACAGGCTCCACACAACTGATGAGGCGAAGCAGCAGGTCCATCATGGCAGAGGCATCAATATGTTTCAGCACCAGACCAATGAAGCCTTCCTTTTTCTTTAGAAAGGTAATCACctagacaacaaaacaaagtgcTCAGTACTTTTGGttccaaacagcagacaaaagctGACTGAATCTGAATTTGTGATCTTGAACACATCTGTTTCACACTGTATGTCAGCTTTTTTTAGCTGTCCAGCACCAGTCTAGTGGATTTACAGTGCTTTTGATACATATTTACAAGGTCGAATCAAGAAACACTTGCTGGCACCCTGATCTTTCTCACTGTACCTGTTCGGTCTTCCTGGCAATGAGATTGCCGATGGTTTTGCTAAAAAAGCTGGCCAGTAGCGGGTTGAGGGGTGGGTCCTGCTCCAGGAAGTGATAGAGCATCTCAAGGAGAGACTCGTCGGCGCCCAACTTATCGTTAATAATGGACACATCTGATGTCAGGAGCTCACAAGCAATGTTGGGAAACcttattgaagaaaaaaaaacacagaatgacCATGAGAAGGAGTCTTGTTCCCACTAAAGATACGCATGTGGTATTTCTGAAGTGTTTTTCTGATCATCTGAACACTGAAAAGAGAATTTAATTTGATGACATTAAGTCATATTTCAATGTTTCCTGTGGGAAATTTCAGGGACAATTCAAATAGGATGTATTACAATGaatacaattaaaataaataaaataaaataaaagggtAATGACCACAGCCAACAGCTACATctctataaaaatgtattttgtctgaatatatgaatacatagtacactgacaataaaacaatgcaTGTTTGTCCAAGTGAATTATACTAGGTATGAAAACTCTTGACAAAAATCATCTTGAACCAAAATCAATACGGACCTGACTACAGCATTTAGTCGAGATGTCTGGCTTGTGCTTCATAAGAACTTTAATAGTAACAATTTTCTACACTTTCATTTTAGGGATTCTGTTGTATTTCTTGCATGTTAACTATTTACAGCTGTCTGATAAAACTGATAACaataaaaacctaaataaattGTACCATGTAATTTTAGTGGAGTGTAATGTTATACtaactatatactgtatacatccACCCTGAGGCCCATCACTAGCCCCTGTCATCATCTTTTGTGTGGGTCTTCGCTGTGAAGACTCACTTAAAgcggctcctctcctccaggtcgGCGGGTGGCTCTGTGGTGATGAGGCTGACCAGCTCCTGCATGCAGTGTTcctgggagagaaagaggagcagcCGACGGTTTTGGGCCTTGCACTCCTGCAGGACGtcgtcctcctccatcagctctcTCAGCGTCACGTCCTCCCTGTCCAGCAGCTGGTCGATGTGGGAGGTGGTGTGCAGGTCGAACTTCCAAAACATGGTGGCCGCTGGGACGGGGGACACAGCCCTGGGCCAAAGGACAACagagtgaggagggagggaaggtaaaagaaaagaaacagaggtGGAAAAGAATGAGGGGGACACGGAGAGGCCCAGCAGTGGCCAGAACAATGAAggaaagggaagggaagggaaaagTGGATGCGTAGGTAGGGaaggaagcaggagagagaaactgaTGTAAACAAAGATGTAAGCTAGAGGGTTAAACCACTAACAGCTGGAACAACAAGACAGCACTATCACTTGTGGTATGTTCTTACATGTTCTGCAAAACTCTTGTATAAACTTAATCTTGTTTACAGCACTTTCTAATTACATTAGAAAGATCCAATAGGGATGGAGTATCCCAATTGCtgcattaatgtatttttgaatTGAATAGATCTAAAGACAACTCATGTACCTAGTTTAGTAAATAGTACTTTATTACAATAGGGACACCAGTTGGATTTTAGTGATCcaggtaaatggtaaatgtagCTATAGATGGTACAATTACAAATAGACAGAAAGGCCAAATAGCAAAGTACTCGCACATACCAGTGGATGAAATGTGGATATCTTTAATCAGACCTCCCCCACGGGCAGGCaggcatttgtgtttgtgcagacgACAGAGAGTGTGGTGAGGCCTGGCATTTATCAGCATGGGTCTCCTCTTAAAACGCACGCCTCTTTAGGAGATGAGACGCAGAGAGGCTCACCATAACCTGCACAACACgaaaaaacagcagagattATTTATAAGATGTGCAACAAGATTTAAGAAGAAATGACAGTGTTTTAACATACCATTCAGATATCATTTTAGCACTGCACAATTATggcatatgaatgtgtgtatgaaGAGTTCGAATGAATGTTTTGCACCATTGTGAAGTTGCCGATGATATCTCTACATACGCAGCCAACATTACAAATGTCCACAcaagtttgttgtttgtcttggGTAAAATGTGAATCTGTTGTTAGAGGTAACTCTGGTATCATGTTTATCATGGTTTATCGTGGTTTATCATGCGTAACTCAAAGCAAAGTGTGTGTCAAAATCCATACATTCATTCCCTGTAAGAATCTTAACACGTGAAAGACAAATGTGTTGGTGAAGATGCTCACTATTAGTCATGACGTTGTGGCCATGGTGACTTTCTAACTGACAGCTAATGATAATGGTGTTAGAGAGGACGGTGACTTGGTCTGTATCCAAAATAGTCAAACTGACAGATTTTAGGCTCGACTGAGGATAGGCAGGCAGGGTCACTGCCCGTCTTCAATTTCAGGTTAAAAATCCTCCTTTCCACACTAAATGTCAACAACCCTTTCACCTCATTACTTTCAGATAGCCCCAACAGACACATCAAAGGAGGGTTGTGATGCAAGCTGAGTTTCCTCAATGCAGAGCtgtcaaatgtgtgtatgtgtctttaCTAATGTGGGCCTACTCTTCTTTGCAGctggataataataattaaagagaaataaacaaTATCATTTATATCACATGATTCAAAATAATTGCATTAGATTCTCTGCCAGGTTCTGGAGCATAAAATTGTGATCCTGACATTACTAATTCTTTTCCAACTTTTTCTAAACACAGTCAGAAAAAGAGGtgtgaggtttcttcccgttatATTATACACATTGGATTTTAATATTCCATTCAATATCATTGTGGGTCTCAGTTACAACAATCAAATCGGAGGTTACCTGACACAACATCTAGGACATTTAAGTTCTACAGGCTAGGCTAGTTAAGCGAAACATTACATTTGAGATTGAAGAGTGTTGTCTCTTTGGTTACAACAACAACCCAAAGAGCTCAAACCAACAAATGTAATTATGATGTGCATGCCTGCATCAGTGACTTAAAACAAAGGGAATATTCACTCAGAAGAAATACGCATTAGTGAAGACTCCTTACAAGACAAACTGACAAGGAAATAGCATCCCTCAAGTTTTCTACTACCTTCTTTGTGAACAACTTCTATTTAATGATAGGGCATTAGGCTTATATGGGCTCTACAGGCCCATATCACATACAACTGCCAAGccagatgttttaaaaaagtttatCTTGATTgcatattcaaataaataaatgagtgttaaataaaaaaaacattatcaggcTATTGTATATAACTGTTCAGGCCTAAAATTACAATCAAAGATTGTGGCCAGTTCCCAGGCTGACACTCGTTGAACTACACTGAAAGTACACGCAGCCGCTGTGTGCATGCTCATCACTCTATACTTAGACAACTGCTGAACAAGATTTGGTCAACAGCTACATCTCATGTCTCATTGGCACCGCAGCAGATACTTCAAATTTCCAGTTATCAAATGCTGGTAAATGGAGAATGTATCTTTAAAGATGGAGAACAAGTGATTGATGCTTTTGTAGCTACGCAAGTATGttaagtttgtttttcctcttttcctcgtGTGGTTACTGTGGCAGCTAATCTAGACAACCTAACACACcagcagggggaaaaaacaatatCTGCTGGCTTTGTCAAAGCTTGTGTCTCTCTGAGCACCATGCTATCCACTCTTGATCGTGGAAGTAAAACTGAAGGAGGAAATCAAAgtgcttcctcttcttccttttccttttttccagaGGAGGACCCTGCACATGtagcagccacagcagcagggTCCATCTGGCATACATTTACAGAGTACACAAGTGCAATAATAACCCACTGAACGCTCCCTGTGGACACTGAGCAGGAAAGTAAATGCTTGACTTTATATCCAAAATAGAACCCACCAGAGGCAACCTCAACAAAAACAGCCTACTGGCACATATAACAGACGATGAAAAGAGGAACAATGGCTCACATAAAGGGCATACATGTGGATGCTGTGAGCCAACAATAGTCTGTAATTAGGCAAGTTAAAAGCAGTGGGATCAAGCAAAAGGAAATTCCACCCGCACTTTTACATCAGCTCTCCTTCGCTCACTTAATGTGAATACAGATGCAATTGGTGGCGGCTGAATGTTTACCATGTTGCACTAGAAACCTGGGACAATACGACATGCGCTACTAAATGATGAACCAATAGTGCACTTCAGAGGACAAACAAAAGCATTGGTTCTACTCAGCCTGTTGCTTCCAACTTGCACTTTGATGCACTGGAGTTGTAAACTTAGGTGAACCCACCTGTATCTAATGGTTGGTACACAGATGATGGtcccaaaatattgaaatagCTCTTTACACACAGTCAATAGAGTAAAGGCCAGTGGTGTGACTAGTGCtttagaaaacaaatgaaaagagatCCTGGCACTTCTtcaattcacatttttattacCTTTGGGTTTGTTGGCTGGCATACAAAATAAGCCTAAGGGGCTCCCCATTATTTAAGCCTGTCTAACAATGAGTGACACACTGGTGTGTAGCTAAAGAAATGTAAAGTGAGCTGCCGTAGCCTTGGCATGAAGTGCACGTCAACTGACTGGCGGTAGGAGCTCAGATTTCTGTTTACTTCAACTCCAGTGGAGGCAACACCACCAAACAATACCAGATAAAAGACAGCGTAGATTTATTTCACAGTAACTGCAGTCCGCACAGTAAATCACATTACGTGTTTTGGACTGTGTCGGTAACTAACGCACACATTAGCCGACACGGTGTGTATAACGTTATTCAGCTAACTGACTTGATTTCACTGTCTCTCCGAGGCTCGTCGCTGCTGGCCTCTGCCAAGTCCGACTGGCTGCAATGAGGAACTCTACTTAACGTTGGCTCTGTATTGAGCTGCTAGAGAATAATGGCCATTTTGTCGATATGCGGTATAGTAAGGAACATATTAGTGGGATAAGTAGAAAATAACTTGCACTAATCTTCATAGGAGCCAAGTACAACTGTTAAATGTAACTTGGCGACTATGTTACGTTAAGTACCGCTGTGTGGTCGAACAACTACACATATTCCTTTAGCATAGTTAGCCGATTAGCCAACATTAGTTTTTTAATCTATGTTTAATAGCGATTGTAAGCACTAAGTTATAGAGTTAGCAAACAACTCAGCTAGCGTAAACGTTAGTTCCTCCTTTCTTCTGATTAGCACGTAAGCTAATTAGCTCCTATCAGTTACGGTGCACTGAGCTGAGTTAGCCAACTTAAATAGCTATCCAACTTAGGTTCAACTTTGtcgatgcagcagcagagttaACGTTAGCTAGTTGCTCAAATTCGTGGCGATCGTTTCGTCTAAAACTTACCTTTGACTAAAAGTCCGATGCTATTCCTTCCGTCTGAGTGAGGTTATTCGTGGAGTTTTTCGTCAAGCAGCCAGCTACTGAGTTACTAGCTGTCCAGCTAACTATTAGCTAGCGGTGTTAGCTGGCATACATTAGCCTGTGAGCGAATAgtgatttgttttcaagagGGTCGGTCTGCGACAGCACAGGCTACTGTTAGCTAGCTCAACTTGGCTAACGTTAGTCAAATGTGGCTTGGAAGTCTATCACACTGACAGTTCCCCGACATTAATTGCTACTTGACATCAATAGCATTACATCTTACCTAAAATATAGAGTGTATGATTCGTACTCACACACAAAGTAACTCAAACGCGGGGCTAAGTTTAGCAtgcaaagcaggaaaaaaaaactcagtcaTATTTTTCGAATCAAAATGGCGACATGGTTACGAGAGCGCGCAGCAGAGCTACACGGAGGACGTGCATTGACTTCAGGCGATGCACTGAACTTAGCACAGCGTTTTGGAGTCCGGAATGATGCGACAGAGccacactgttgtttttatatCCCTTTAAATTACAAATACACTGTCCAGTTTCAATGGTCTTAACCTAAAATATACATTATTTCCTACAGTGCACCTACAGGGACCTGACGAGGTCACACTTTATGCTATTTCAACCATTCCAACGCTTTAATTCAATATGGTAACATAATTCTAAGATGTGTGGTGTGAACATAAAACAGTCTTTGCTGTACAGTAGATTTATTGTATTGTACCATAGGACTGAAGTATAGTACATTTCTGCCAATCCTCTCCACCAATGTCAAAGTGTATTTGTAAATACATGTAGTCCCAGTGCTCTCCTCCCATGACCTCCAGGCTTACACAGATGTAGTGTCACTTCCCTGTTGCAACTGTAAAATTAAAAGAATGCTCTATAAAGTCAATCACACAATGGGTTGCAGTGAATTGTGATAATACAATGTgcgtattttgtgtgtgttaaataataAACTTAGCTTTATTTTTGGTTGTGTCCGTTTAAATTGACACAATAAATGTTCCATGCTGTGAGGGAGGGGAGCGTGACCTCCTGTGTGACCTTAGAAGAACACTGGGTGTACTGTACTGAACACTGCACAAGGTAGCTGCATCATGTATACTGTAGAAAACCACAGGGTCCCATCTGAAGTATCTGAGTCCAGTATAAGTAAACACAGTTTAGACTTTACTAAGTCTGGCAGATCAAGATAATCAGGACAGGCAGATTTgcaaaataagatttatttttaagtaaGATGAAGTGGCAAGGTGTTTTAATAGCACCAGTCAGCAGCCATTAAATCATCAAATAACCATAACCATTCTTTAGCCATCAAATAACTAAAGAATGTTTTACTCCATAAAATGTCAATGGTGACAAATGTTCATCACAAGTGATGAGTTGTGattgtatatctatatatctatatatctatatatatatatatatccacaCCTATtttcttcccccctctctctccctccctccctccctctccctcccttcttcctccacctctctctctcccctccctccctcctctcctctcctctcctctcctcacgtCCTCGTCCACTctatcccacaatgcattgcttTCACTCGTTGGATCATGGACCAAAGCGGTAAGAAAAATGCCCAGTAGGGCCGACGTTTGCAAACTTGCtttatgtgatatttttttcaataagcAGGCACAGATGCTGTTAAAGCAGTTGTTCAGAGAACCACATATCATCCTTTGAGCAGACGGGTTTGCTACGGAATCCTGTTATTCTCTAGAGCAGCGTTAAAGCTAGCATGGTccgagctaacgttagctaaaaaCAGGCTAGCGATAGAGTAACGGAAGAACACTTGCGTTCACCAAAAGTTAACGACAAGTTCTAAATGAATCTATAAGACCACATTCAGGGTTGCAAACGAGTTTACACAGTCACGACATTAAATTGCAAACGTCCCATTTCCACATGGCAGTAGGCGTCAGTGCTAGCTTTGATTGAGTTGGGGCGCGAATGCTACATGGCCAGCGTTAGCATAGTGCTAGCCAAGCGACTTAAGATGGTGTTAAAGCCGACATAACTAATGGCATGTCTTCAGAATATTTGCTCAAGTTTATGAGCCCTTCCTCTTCGCTCTGTGCTCTCAACCCTAAAGCCAGTCCACAGAAATCACGAGATTATTTTCAGTTCGATGATGCCGATCTAGCGGCTGGTTAACCAAAGTGACAAGACGTTACCAGACCTAACTAACTTTGAATGGGTCATTTTTGCTTCATTCTCAATCGTGAGGATTTTTCCCATAACGTTTCTCCTCAGCAACATTTCCCGTAAAACAAGGGATTGTTAATCAGCAGTGTAGTTTAAAGCCTTCAGGGGAACCAGGGCCCCCCCCAGTTATCCCTCGTCTTCTCCTCAAAGTTAACCTGATAACTCTACGTACTGACAGCTATGTTTCATGGCATCCTTTTACAACAAATATCACAAGATATCACTCACGCTACCGGCTTTTTGCCCTTCCCACTTGTCATGTCAGAGCTGTATGTTTGTAAGTAACTCTGACAGTGTTGGCATGTCCTTTTTGAGtccatgttgtgtgtgtgtgtgtgtgtgtatgtagggttttattttgaaaggattCCTGACTAACTTTACCATACAAAAGTACAGTGAGTTTTTCTGTCCTGCCTTTTCCCTATCAGACAATGATCTTCAAGGAAGCGACGGCTCTGGGAGTTTGGGTGGCCCAGATGTTCGCAGACAAATCCCCATCAAACTCATATCAAAGCCGCCCTTAAGGAACAAACCTCCACCCCGCGCCCAGAGACCCGGCAGCAGGCCACCTAAAAGTGAGGCTGGAGAAAATGGTAGGCACGCAGTCTGCCGAACACGTGCCTCTTAGCATTGCTTTTTAAGAGTTTAACCTTAAAACGGCATTCATAGAAGGACTGAGACAGGGTGCATATTTAAAGTTTATGGCTGTTTCATACAGTCAAAATACACATTGTATGATGTGCTATTTTTTTCTGAAGAATCTTCAGGTTCTTAGTTGTTTGGTGTTATTTGTTTGCTTAAACTTTAAGAAGTACGTAAAAGACAGCTGACTTGACCAAGGTGGAAATGGCTATAAAGGGAACACAAGACAGCAGAATCCTTCCATTGAAGCTTCCTTTTTGAGACTGCCAGAGGCATTGATTAAATACTGGAAGGTATACCTGAGGCGGTGGCTAAGGTAGTGTTGTAAATGTCTTTTGGTCAGTGTTGGTGACGGTCCAAAGCTTGGCCGACTTTCCTCTTTGCCAGTGCAGTGTTCCTCCTCTTATATCATCATCGCCTTTACTTGACTCTTCCAAAATGCCAATTTTGTCAGTGCTTTGTGTACAGTAAGGAAGGTTTTAGTCCCTGTTTTCCTAGGGATTCTGTTCACCTGAAGGACGAAGATTAAGATACTGTGTGATCTGTagaacaacattttatttgtgttaaaGATTGATTAATAGCAGAGCATTTTTCATAACTAAATGTGTCAGTAGTTTACTTTTGTTCCATCAGAGGGTGCCAGTGACCCTCGGTCACCATAGTTAACCATCGACTGCTGTTCAGATGATCTGTAGACAATCTCACACAATACAATACTTATCAGTTATATTGGGTGCAGTATAATGAGCAAAGTGTTGAACACTGATACTAAACACCTAAACACTGATACTCGTTAGTGAAAGGGGGATTCAAGGCAGTATTGTTTTAGTATTTTGAAGTTGGTCGTgtcagaaaaacagctttttgtttaattttggctttgattttatatttcattcagttaattaattaacatacagaggattttatttttcatgttcaAATGATTTCAGCCCTAATAAGGGTTTGAGGGCTTTCTCAGTTTGTCATCATTAATTCTTGTCTCATGTGTTGCAGATAACTTTGGCTTCAAGCAGGAGGACAGGTTTGATTGTGGAGCTAAAGCTGGTGATATTTTTGCAAGTCAGAGGAGATTCCCCCAGCCCCTGTTTTGGGACTATAAGGTACATCAGCTGTGGGGAGTGAAATGGCTCAACAACCATTTCCAGATGAATTTTAATGACACTCTTAATCATTAATGTGCACAACGCAGTGCAGGATGTCTCTCCTCCAGAAAAACTGTGGGATTCCTGTAGACTGTTCCAAGTAGAC
This window encodes:
- the ppp6r2a gene encoding serine/threonine-protein phosphatase 6 regulatory subunit 2a isoform X2; protein product: MFWKFDLHTTSHIDQLLDREDVTLRELMEEDDVLQECKAQNRRLLLFLSQEHCMQELVSLITTEPPADLEERSRFKFPNIACELLTSDVSIINDKLGADESLLEMLYHFLEQDPPLNPLLASFFSKTIGNLIARKTEQVITFLKKKEGFIGLVLKHIDASAMMDLLLRLISCVEPVPLRQEVLHWLNEEKLVQRLTELIHTGKDEERQSNASQTLCDIIRLSRDQANQMQENMEADPLLAVLESQESVAGLLKNMFEGERSEASIVNGTQVLLTLLETRRSGLEGLMDLYSQGYERSYTVSSSILNAIEPHLKDFQQLLLDPPKKSAILTTVGVLEQPLGNARLHVARLVAALLQTSAPSICQELCNLATMDLLLDLFFKYSWNNFLHFQVELCVAAILNHPSSEERPSPGLQNHGGKPAAANPEVHGEAVETVRTSDPQTSIHNALVAHLFQKCHLVQRILDAWEENDKIQAEGGTRRGNMGHLTRISNMVVQNLEKGPVQAQISDLIKELPEDCRGRWESFVDETLRETNRRNTVELVSTHNMHSSSEDDDMESPFPNDLSLQQAFSDYQIQQMTANFVDQFGFNDEEFSEHDENINATFDRIAEINFNLDADDNSANAAAFEACCKERIRQFDDAEEEEDIWEEKEMNYATQAKSRTRFGVSQTSEGSSRSSMENGGRERDHGSESDEDEDSEQNTSDTGPGWTANFRDSRGTAASQTPAGWDGSAGEGAEMQGTGWANFTEFQPFSSTETDVRCSSPVDSGSSDADKQAKPNLEKSDVSASSGAWPAGEGRKAPLVASDSSSSGGSDSEDDDKNASAPPVAAITSETLDAPGNKTADLKSEDSLVSLEKLSLSDAPKASEQQPAEDSPVATQPDRKEEAPPPQEVSVNGPV